The Camelus dromedarius isolate mCamDro1 chromosome 23, mCamDro1.pat, whole genome shotgun sequence nucleotide sequence ACTGGAATTATATTTGATGTAGGTTTGTGCGGAGAGTGCCTGTGCACCCCTGGGGATACTCGGTTAATAAGTGACTCTTGCCCCAGTTCTACAACCGGGGAGTAACAAGAGTTGGAAGAAGAGAAGAACGGGTACTGGGGAGCACTCAGCAATCTGTATCACAACAAAAAACCGATGAGACAGGCAATTTAAAATACAGTAGCCATCAGGCCCACTGACAATTAGGTAATGAGtccaaataaaatacagcatCCTGTTTTCACTTCATCACTCTCTTTTGCTTCTTCATGGGGGTTTATGGTCTGTGGGGATGCCGTAAGTGTGGGTTTCAGGCAGCTCTGGGAAGGGTCTCTTGAGTCAAGTGACTGAGGAAACTCTGAAAAAGAGGATATTAGGAAATAGTGACAGCACCAGTACCCAGCTAATGACACAAAGAGGATTTctgcaaacaaaatattttatttagaaatctcTCATGAGAACATTGTTTATTATAATCAATTATAGCTCATGGCTTGATGATGTCCTATACCTCTATTATTTCCAAACTGAACCCTCCGTTACCATCTTTAACCAAAAGGCAGGAGGCCTGGTGCAGGTATAAGTTATGCTGAATGTCAGGGGTCCAACCCGGAGAAACCGGTGTATCAGAACGAGAAGTCACTTGACCCTCTTCTTTCCTAGGACATTCACTAACTTGGAAGTTAAAAAGCAGTCTTCCTGGCTTTCATGCTGGAAGTCTTTAGGAAGCAAGTCTCCTCTAACCTCCCATCAGTACCTGCTTTCAAGTGAGGTTCTAAGCTAGTGGGAGGGCCAGGAAAGGCCTGGAAGGAATGAGAATTATTCCAGCTGCCCCCACAGCAACTGGTCCTTCCTGCCACATCATCCTCCATGAGAAAGGACAAAGATAACTTTGTCCCTAGACAACGTgcacttctctttttccttgactCTCGCCTCACCAGCCCTCCCTAGAATAATTCACCGTGCAGCCCAGTCCCCACTCTGTGAGAATGTTACTACCACGACCTCCccattctgtttttccctctatCAGGAAACTGAGCCCAATTACCAAGACCTGATGCGCATCCTTATTTCTCGAAGTGAGACTGATCTTCTGAGTATTAGAGCCGAGTTCAAAAAGAAATTTGGGAAGTCCCTCTACTCTTCCCTCCAGGTGAGACTTGGCTGGTTCTTACCCTGGAGCCTCAGAGCTTCACCCCTTACCTGCACCTGCGCACAGCTGAGCATATTCATGCCCTGGAGAACTCAGGAGTCTTTGGTTAATTTAGTGCTGGACTCCAGGCACCAAACAAGCTCTGGATCAGCATGGGGGAGGGGACGATACCCGAGCCATGGTGCTGGTGGGTCTTTCTAACACTTTGACTTTCTTGTCCACAGGATGCAGTGAAAGGGGATTGCCGGTCAGCCCTACTGGCCCTGTGCAGGGCTGAAGACCTCTGAGACCtctctgcccccatccccacaTGACGTTCAAGGATCTGAGATTCCCATGTTTGGCTGAGCCTGCAAGAGACCACCTGGGCCTCCAAATAAGATAACCCCTCACTGAGCATCACATGCTCCAGCTTCTTGTTGAGGCTGGAACTCAAGGTTCTTTTAAATCCCTTAATTTCCCTCATTTCAAAGTGCTGTCTGCCCCTGGGTCCCCTCGCTCTATCCTGGGTGTGGAGTAATGGGCTCTCTCTGATGGTTTCTGCTCTACCCACCCCTCCCGTACTCTGGCCAGAACATCTCACTGATACCTGAATTCTTTTGGCAAACTTCACTGTTGTTTGTGTTCCCTGATTGAAGTTTGGGTGGAACAGGACatgggctgggaggaggccctGAAATTGGAGGTGCCTTTGATGTGCCATTATCAACAACCACCCCCTCCTCGAtgtctcccctcacccccattaTTCTCTCTTCCTCAGGAAATTTCAGGCAAAATAACTGAGGAACCAGAACGAGGTCAGAAATGGTTAGAGGTAGCAAAAGACCATCTGTATGACGGGAGACGTAGGCAGAGGACCAATCTACCCATCACCTGCCTGGGAAGACTGGGGTTAGCAGGGAGCATAACCCGAAATTCATCTGTCCAAAGCAAGGACCTGGAAACCCACCTCCCAAATTAAAGTACTATTTCTCAAAGAAGAcctattaaaaacagaaacaaaaacaaaacaaaaaaggaaaatgcaggcTTTGGCTCCCCCTGCTGGCCCTATTAAAAATGACAGGCCAACCCTCAGGCCTCTACTCTCCCCTACCCTGCCTTTTGCATTCCTCAATTGGGTCAAATACGTAACCCCATAGCTGCAGGGTAAGGCAAACAACAGCTCTCCGGAAAGAAGTTTTATTTCCAAACCCCTAGGAAGGCATTACAAATAGTGGCTATAGAAACCGAAACCAAACCCTGAAACAAATGGATACGGAGGGGCCTGCAGGATGGCCAGGAGGACTCCGCCAGTCAGGGGTAGGTAGTAAGGAAGATGCATTCCAGACAAGGACCTCACCCTGGAGCCTGAGTCTGTGTATTAATGTGACTATTCTGGGGAAAGGGAGTTGGGAATCAGAAATCCTCACCCCATCAACCCCACTGTTGCcctggagggctgggaggaggagggggcagcactTGAGGGCAAGGACGTCACAAGTCTGACCTTGGCATTTACTGCCTGCTTTGATCCCCAACAGTCCATAAATAAGTTACCCTGAATATCTCAAGTTGAGCTGGGGGAGCAAGCCACAGAGCCCCAGCCTCCGGACGTAGAGGCTAGGCAGCCTGGCGCTGACGGCGCTACAGGAGGACACAGTCGGACTCTTGCTTCGGTCTTTGCCGACGCTCGGCGGCTGGGCGTCCAGATGTGGCTCCTCGCCCCTGGATCAGATTTAACAACTGGTCATCCCTCAACCATGGAAGAGCACACGGACAGAGATTCTAGGTGGAAGCAGGGTCAGGATTGGGAAGGGCAGTGCAGGGAGAAAGACAGGAAGGGGCCCAGGGGAGAGGGACCCAGGGGAGAGGGACAGACAGGAGAAGGGCCCCTGCCCTGAGGAACACTCTGCGGGGACGTTGGCAGGAATAAGTGTCTGGACCAGGCGAAGCAGGCGCAGCTCACGGGAGATGCGGGAACGCTGGAGGGGCAGCGCTGAGGGCAGGGCGCAGCAGGCTCACCTGCGGCGGCGACGGGGCCCGTGCCGGTGCGGGCTGGACCGCTTGGTGCTGTTGGTACTCCTCTTGCTGAAGCTGCTGGGCCAGTTCCAAGTCACTAAGACCTAACGTGCcctgcggctgctgctgctgctgctgcagggacAAGGCGATCAGGTagtcctggagggaggggaaaggacaaGAGTCGGTGGAGGCACTGGCTGGGCAGGGGGATACACAGGCTAGGTTTAGGTTTCCAAACCAGCCGTTTCTCTTCCTTCAAATTCCCTAGCTCCTTCTCCTCCAGAGCAAAACTCACAGCCAAGTGTATTACCTGTGGTGTCAGAGAATACACaccaagtgcagagacgttccaAAGGTAACAGAGAGGAGAAGGCCGAGTGTGTCATATGTTACAGCCTCTAGATGATAAGATGCAGGCAGCTGGCCTGTGGCAAAGAGCTCTCTGAGGCAAATGTGCCCTCTGCACCCTTCCCAGAGGCCCCACGCACCTGGTCCACCTGCCGCTGCTTCTCTGGGGAGCCGCTCGCACTTTCTGCGCCAGGCCCCTTGCCCAGGGAATGACTCAGGTGGAAGTCAGAGTCACAAAAGCAGCTGTCTCCATCCACGTTGTGCAGGCTCTCCCACACCACCTGCTCCTCCTGTAGAAAGCCCTGGTCAGTGACCAGTAGGTATAAGTGACTCTGCAAAGAAGAGGACAAAGTTAATTGGTCAGACAGATGACACGGAGGCAGCTGATGGCCAGAAATCATCTGAGATGCTCAGAAACTATTTGAATCAATCGGCGTGCCAACTGGAATATGTGAGCAAAGTGGatcttttataaaaatgtgtgGCTGTGGGAAGAAGGCAGGGCTGTCTGAGGGCACGGCCACCTGGGTGTGTGGACGGCGGTCACTGTGGCCAAGCATGGAGTCCTCGGGGCTGGGTCCCACCCAAGATGCTGCTGCCTACCCTACCTCCCCTGGTCCTCTGGGCTCACCTGATGGCTATGAGGGTAAATCCTTCTACTCAGCTCAAGAGCTCAGACAATTTCTAACTTTGGAAAACTGTAGTATTGTTCAAAAACTCCACTGCCACTTCCTGGGAGaggatttttcctttcctgtcccATTGACAGCAGGCTGACTCCTCAGGGCTCACTCTGGCCAGGGAGGGGTTAGCAGGACTGATGTGTGTCATTTCCGGGCAGAAGCCCTAAAAGCAAGGGCCTGgtgtccctctgtctctttcaACTCCTCTATTGCAGATAATGGCTGTCTTGTCAGCCTGGGTCCCAGAGTGATGATGTGGGACAGAGCTGCAGCCAGTCGGCAGTAGACAGGCAACATGAGTGAAAAACAAATCTTCGTGTGGTAAACCACAGAGATTTTAGGGGTCATTTGTCACCACAGCTTAATCTACCCTATCCTGATGGAAACACTGACCCGGAAGAAGAAGGCAGGAGGGAATGACAGCCCTGCAACCCCCACGCCTCCAAACCCTCATCACCTTGTGCTTAGTCATTGTGCTAAAGTGGTTGTTCCGGAAAAAGACGCTAAGTTCGCCCTCCTTGGCAGCCGCCGTCAGCTCACACAGACCATGGTAGGTCAGCTGTGCGGCCGTGGTCTCCAGGAACTGCTCTGCAATCAGGCCTGGCAGCAGGGCACAAgaagggggaaggtggggggagctTAAAATCCAAAGTCCACAGTAGGAAGGACCATCCAGAGAGCCCCCACCAAAGCGCAAGGGGTCAGTTCCACTTTGTGAGATCCCTTCCCTGAAGCCtgtactcattcattcagcagatgcTAACTGAGCAGCTATTTTGCCGCCAGGCATCGTGTGAGGGACTGGGTGATAAAACGATGAACTAAGCAGGCAACCCCCTAAACTCACTCTCATGGAGCTTCCATTCCAGTGTGACGTGGTGGGGGGGACAGTAAATGCTAAACCGAAGGGGCCATCATTCCCTCCACCGAAGACCcacagaagagaagggagggatggcACCTTCTGTCACCAGGCTGGTGTCGCTGGAGTGTTTGCAGGTGATGATCTTCTCCACCAGCTGGTTGTAGCTCAGTTTCCCAACTGCGCTCACAGCCTCAGGACTCTGCAGGGGCAGTGGGGTGAGGGTGAGATCTTTTTTAGGAAGGAAATGAACCAAGTCCACAGGCACTGCAACCCTATGACCAAAGCTTCCTGAAACTTTCGACGTCGAAAAGAACTGACCTATTTGCCTGTGGTTTGCTTGCATTTGAATGTTTCTCCcacaaaaaaaggtgaaaattaaAGGAATTCTGCAGTGGACCCACCTTTTAAACCTTAATCCCCTCCCAAGGCAATCtactccctgcctccctcacccccagcccataaaattttgtttctttctcaacTTGAGCTGGTTAAGAGTCTCATTTGGGCTCTCTCACTCTCACCTGTGGATCAACAAGCCAGCCATGGTACAGAGGTATGCCTAGTAGGTCAAAGATACTGCACTCGGGTGTGTACTCAAAATCAGAGACGCCTGTGAACCGCACATTGACATCCAGCCCTGTGGCCAGCTTAGGCAGCACTGTCATTGCATCGTCCACATTCTGGGATAGAAAACGATGGATAGAGCAAATCAACACGTCGTACATCTTAagcttacacagtgttatatgtcaattatatggcaataaagctgggaaaaaagaaaatgatggctATTCTAGcctctctgccccccaccccacgccacTCTCACCTCCAGAAAAGAAATCTAACCTTGTTGCTTTTCTTCCCCGGTTCCCTCACGAGCCACTTCATTCCTCCCTTGCATCAACCCTTCTTTATCTTATGTAAATAGACATACTGTCTAGGACAGAGgtacaccctccccctcctgcaGAAAGAAATCACAGTTCAAGGAACCCTCTCGAGAAGCGTCAGAAAGGCCTCTCTAACAGCCCGCCTGTCCCCTTATAAACTTACAACCACTACGTCCACAGACCTTTCACCTCACCTGCTGGAAATTAAGCTGAAGTCCCTCTGACTTCTCCTGGGGTTTGATGGACAGAAGGCAGTCTCCTGCAAGACAGGAATCCTTATCAACTTACCCCACCAATTGTCCCAAAAGCTGCTTCCTCTTCTCCTGGAGAGCAGGGATGTCACAGAACCACAGATTTTCAGAGCTACAAAGGGCCTTAGAATCTAACACAGACCTTTCATTTCTCTGAGGAAGAAACAGGCTCACAAAGGTGAAGGGCCCACCCAAGGTCACACGTGAAAGCCAAAGGGCAGAACTGGGGTTACGACTCAGGACTCCTGACACCTTCACTTTTGCTTTTCATCTCCCAGCCCTGCAGAGAAGCCCCGTAGACCTTTACCTTCCCTGCCACAAAAGAGCCCCGAACGGGGGGGTTCCCTCAATATTCTGGATTTCTGGCTGAGTGGATAGCACTGGAACCTTTTGGGTAAGTCCTCTTCAAGGCCCAGTCACTCACCAAGATGGGCCATGAGCTCATCTGATGTGATCACTTCCTTCTGAGGTGGCAGCTTCACCTGGGGGCAAGTAGTGATCAAAGTCAGCCAGGCGTGTGCTTTCCTTCACGCAGCACTGAAGGAGGAAACCTCagaaaggcaggggtgggggaggggggctgtccagcagtggggggtgggggtggggaaaaggCCTTGGCAACTGGAACAAAGGACTGAATGTGAGATACTGCAAGGCATTCCCATTTGCTAGAGAGCAGAAGACACAGGAGCAGGACagataattgttttgtttttacgaATATCTTATCTCATTTGTTCAAGCTGGAAGAGTAGGAAGGATAATCTGGAAAGTTTTGACAGGTTTGAGAAAATCAGAATGAGCAACATTTTCTGAGCCCCCCTTCCAAATTCTCTCTCACCTTCCACTGAAGAAGGAGGATGTTCATGATGGCGAGGAGAGGGCACGGGCCGTTAGCGCTCTGGGTGATGATGGGTGTCCGTTCTCCCTTCCAGGGGATCCACTTTACACAGTAGAAGTCTAGCTCAGGCTGTCGGGCTCTGGGGGACTGGGGGAGCTCCTGCGGCCTGGAGCAGGCCCCCACCGTCTCTGCCTCGGGCTGCGTCCCCTGAGCTGGCCCCGGTTGGCTTGAGCTAGCGTCAGGTGAGAGGGGCTTGAGGTTATCCTGGCCCTGGGCCAGCGGCGAACTTTGCTCGGCCAGCTCCCGTTCTCCAGCTGCCCCATCAGCATCTTTGGCATCCCTGTCCTGAGGGTGCTCCTCTGCTTCTGACGGGACCTCGTGGTTCTCTGGGCTGACTGCGTCTGCAGTGCTGTCTTTAGTAGAGGCTGGATGCTCAGGCTGATGGTCTTCCATGgtcagcgggggggggggggcagctgaGGGGTCCCAGCGGGCTTTACTGTCCTCAGGGACTGACCTAATCCAGGCTCGATATGTGAAAGAGAGAATGATCCAATAAGAAGGAAGTCATCAGGCCGGAAAGCAACTAGACCCAGAAAAGTCTTGGAAAACCGGTGTAGCGTGGAAGGCGTGGCTAGTGTCTGTTCAGtccctctgggctctgggcagtACAGCTCTCGGGTAAACAGAAAGGGCCCGGGCTGGGCTCTTTCACCCCTAACTTGCCGTGACCAGGTGGGACCAGCGCACGTGCAGGGCTTCCAGGCTCGGGAGGGATGGTTCCAGCGGGAGTGAAGACACTTGGTGGAGTCAGCTTCCCTGAAAGAGTAAGgacaaggaaaggaggaaaggcagagagaaaggaagagcaaaaggagaaagaaggaaaagagatggagaaagaaatgtTACAACTAAACTAATGGTTACTAAGAGCACGCTCTTTAGCTCATCCTGTGGTTGGCCCGCCGCAGCCAGGACAAGAGTCATTCCTCTGTCCTAGCCTAGCCCCACCCCTTGGCTGTTCAGGGCTTGTACCTTTAGGGCtaccttctctctgcctcacccCAAGGGCAAAACGATAAACACCCATAGAGCGTTTGGGGTGAAGAATGAAACTGCAGAGAGCCAATATTATGAACCTAGAGGAGAAATACCAGTGAGAAAGCAGTCTTTCTCCACCAAGAACTCCACTGAACTTTACACAATCCCAAACCACAACAGAAGGATCCTAGGAGGGGCTTCCTGTAGGCTAGAGAGGGGAAGTGTGCGCCCTGGGGATCTGAATCATAGATTGGTTCCGATAAGTAACTTCAGATTAGAGGCACCAAAACCATCCCCGCCCCAAACTCTTCCAGGAAGCTTCCTTAGACAGCTGGAGCTGGGATAGCAACTTCTCCTCAGTTCCTCTTTGCTCCAAAAACTACCCAACCCAGAGATACCCTCTTGCCCACTAcatgaaatatgaaaatgctgattaaaaaaaaaaaacttttttgagggaggaggtaattaggtttgtttatttatttattttaatggaggtactggggattgaacccaggaccttgtgcatgctaagcatgcgctctaccactgagctataccctcctccacccTGATTATTGATTTATGTAAAAAAGTGCTCCCTCTACTGTTGTGGCCAGTCAGTAGGTAAGCCAGTGACACGTGGGTTGGTAAAGGAATCTACCAGAGATTAAGTATGGGAGtggaaaggagtttattagggaaCACTGCCATAGAccacagtgggccacacagatgagaggtgcctgCTGAGCCCCGAGGGCCGGCTGTTGGGGGGTTTTATAAGGTCGGGTGGCAGGATGCCTGATCGGCTTGCAGCCAAGTCTGATTgattgtaggtgaggtaagaggtttagggtctgcGAAAGGCtgtggggtttatgactctgataaggtggacTGAAGCAAGCTGGCCTGAGCTGTTgcgagattaggcattacctagggtTATTAGTTTGCTAGGGGAAACaggcccagtaaagaatgtactttatctgttgacaGAGGGCAGGCAGACACCtgagagcccaggagtgggggtcATTTGACTTTGAAGGACGTCAGTTGGCCCAGCATCTTTGTTCATCTACCTGTGTGTATGTTCTTCCTGTGTATTCCTACCTAGGTCATTTAAGATGTCAACACTGGACCTGTTTAACCTGCTCTCTGTCAGCACTAAGCGTAGATAGACATTTTATTAACACCATGGGCTGTTAAAGATATAAAGCCACAAACCCCCCTGAAAAACATCTCCCTGCAACCTCCTTGCTCCCCTCTCCaccttgctcccctctcccccttacTCAGGgtgagaaaaggggagaaatgaaacttgttagaaatcatTTCTCTCGCTTCCTCTTAACCTGAGACTATGCGTCCTCTTGCAATCCAGCAGGAATTTAGGGCTAGGTAAAGCCTGTGGATGAAGTTGAGAAACACAGAAGCCACCGAAATAAGCCTAGTCACTCAAATCGATCATCCTCCTGATTCAAATATAATTTATGCTAGCTGCATCTCATTTACATGTTGTTAATTTAGAATTAGtgttaatttcaaaaagaaaagaaagaaagaaagaaacagaatcaaagcagcaaaaattgcctgtaggccttacaggtttttttttttttctctctctcctttttcccctcccttcccaaatTACACTTAGAatgagcctggggtgggaggatatagctcagtagtgtgcttgcttagcgtgcacgaggttctgggttcaatccccagtaccgccattaaatgaataaataaataaaaataaacctaattgcctccccctaccaaaaaataaaaatgaaaaaataaaaaagaatgagcttCAGAAGCAGAAACCAGCGcctgggaaaatttttttaaaagcttagagAAAAGCAGGgcttatttcttatcttttctgtCAATGCCAGAAATGATCAGTAATTAAGTGGGGGCTGGGCAGCTAGCTGGCTGGAGGGCTGAGCCAAGAGAGGCTGGACACAGGAGAGAGCTGGGCCTCAGACACTGGGCAAAGCTAAGGGGCTAAGGCTtcaggagaggggcaggaggcGCGGTGGAGGGCTCCCCCTCTACAAGGCGCTCACCAGATGGGGGTGCATGGAGGATCAGAGCAGGGGAGGGTGAAGGGAGTGTCCTAGTCAAACAAatcaggatttcattcttttcctcttttcttaacTCAAGTTCTACATTTTCTCTCCGGCTGGAATTATCCTCTGGGGATGAGTGAGGGGGTTAAAACAgccccggccccctccccagccagtgGCAGTAAATCGCCAGAAGTTGGAAGAAGCGTATAAAACAGGTATGTAGCTTTAATGAGACGTCCCCTCCCGGCCCTTCTCCCCAGGAACTTTACTCTCCCCTCAAGTGCTTTGCTGTCCCACCTTAATCTCCTTCTCAGTCAGACCCAAGTCTGCTGTCTACTGGCCAgcaagggagagggggaaggtgtcattaaaaagaggaaatgtagGGACCAAGCAGCACCTCCTTTACATTTTCCTCCTGCCTTAGTTCCCCTCGAAGTCCAGACTTGTAGAGACCCAAGGTGGAAGGACAAGTCCGTGTCACCACCCcagagctggagaggaaggggagaactGGGGGTTAGGAGAAGAGGTGAAGGAAATGGTTAAAACAGTTTTTACCTTAAAGAAGTGGGTGCTGTTCCAGGACTTAGAAGGAGGGTTCAACTCTGGCCATACgatgggggaggagggtacagtgaGGGGCGCCGTCACAGTCG carries:
- the MINDY1 gene encoding ubiquitin carboxyl-terminal hydrolase MINDY-1; the encoded protein is MEDHQPEHPASTKDSTADAVSPENHEVPSEAEEHPQDRDAKDADGAAGERELAEQSSPLAQGQDNLKPLSPDASSSQPGPAQGTQPEAETVGACSRPQELPQSPRARQPELDFYCVKWIPWKGERTPIITQSANGPCPLLAIMNILLLQWKVKLPPQKEVITSDELMAHLGDCLLSIKPQEKSEGLQLNFQQNVDDAMTVLPKLATGLDVNVRFTGVSDFEYTPECSIFDLLGIPLYHGWLVDPQSPEAVSAVGKLSYNQLVEKIITCKHSSDTSLVTEGLIAEQFLETTAAQLTYHGLCELTAAAKEGELSVFFRNNHFSTMTKHKSHLYLLVTDQGFLQEEQVVWESLHNVDGDSCFCDSDFHLSHSLGKGPGAESASGSPEKQRQVDQDYLIALSLQQQQQQPQGTLGLSDLELAQQLQQEEYQQHQAVQPAPARAPSPPQGRGATSGRPAAERRQRPKQESDCVLL